The genomic interval GCACAGCCAGACATGGCAATAAAGTTAAAAAACTGGAAAGATAGTTCAACTCATTTTGAAGATATTTTTAGATTGAAAAGTTGGATTTTTATGGTAAATTCTAATTCTGGTTATTTTCCTAGAACACTATATTGACCTAACCGTAATGAAAATGGTTTCTTTTTTAAATATTGATATTAAAAAGTACCACTGAGCTAATCATCCGGATCTGCAGCTAGGGTATGCACCTCTTAGGTCATAACAGACTTTTTTATGTATTCATAATACACTGTTAATTTTAATCTGGCATGGTTGGAAAGATTTGAGTCATGGGCTTTGGAATTCAAATTTTTATTTATCCAAATTCGTTTAGTTATGTCTGATTTAAACACTACAGCTTATACGGATGGTCCGATTACAGGTTCATTCAAGAACAGGGAAGATGCAGACCATGCGTATGATTCTTTAATCAGCCGTGGATACAGCTCTGATGATACTACGGTAATAATGTCTGATGAAACCAAGAAAACACATTTTGAGAACGGGGACTATAAAAGCGATCTGGGCAATAAGTCGTTTGAGAAAGCAGGGATTGGTTCAGCAATTGGCGGCACAGCTGGTGCTATTATCGGGGCTATTGCAGCGATTGGTACGGTCGTGGCGCTGCCCGGTATAGGCCTGGTTGTAGCAGGACCGTTGCTTGCAGCACTGACCGGAGCAGGGGCAGGAGGGCTGACCGGAGGAATTATTGGTGCACTTTTAAAATGTCAACCAATTACAAGTAGCATATGCACTGCAATAGTCAGAAACATTGTTCAGGTGAGCCATTTGCTGTGAATCCTAATATTTGCACCTGAAAAGAAACCTGCAATCGCAGGTTTCTTTATTTATACGACGATACAGTATCCAGAGTAATTTGATTCAGTTCTCTCTGAATACGAATTTAAAATAAGTTCCTTTATAAATATACAGCATTTGAGTGAACTACTCCATAATAAATTTGGAATGCTTCACACCGGAGGCGGTCTGCGCTTTGATAATGTACAAACCCGGCACCATAGCCTTATTGACAGACATCTCCACAGAAATGCCTCCTTCCGCATCGCTGTCAACTGTTTTCGCCTGATACAGCTGCCCGTTGCGATCGTATATGGTAATGGTTACCGGCTCCTGTTTTGCAAAGTCAGTGAGGTCAATATAGATTTTTGACCCATTTTGGATTGGATTAGGATAAATCTTAAGACCAGGCTCTTTCGCCGTTGCTTGACTGACGGTATCGGCTGTAACCTGCTTTCGGGCATTTTCCTGGGAAGCGCCGGTAGCTGAAGAATCAGCTTCGTAAGAAATCCCGAAGCCAGATAACTCGACAGATACAACCCGATCCTGTTTCCTTTTTTGCTGACAGCCTCCAACCTTGCCTTTTTTTCTCCTGCGGATTTAGGGTAAAAAGCAACGTTAAAGGTAACTGAACTGTTCTTACGAATTTTTATGGGCTTATTTGGGTTAACATCCGGCTGCCCAATCATCTT from Dyadobacter sp. NIV53 carries:
- a CDS encoding T9SS type A sorting domain-containing protein, with translation MYPNPIQNGSKIYIDLTDFAKQEPVTITIYDRNGQLYQAKTVDSDAEGGISVEMSVNKAMVPGLYIIKAQTASGVKHSKFIME